In one Rattus rattus isolate New Zealand chromosome 16, Rrattus_CSIRO_v1, whole genome shotgun sequence genomic region, the following are encoded:
- the LOC116885886 gene encoding LOW QUALITY PROTEIN: olfactory receptor 2AE1 (The sequence of the model RefSeq protein was modified relative to this genomic sequence to represent the inferred CDS: inserted 1 base in 1 codon), whose translation MWWWNHTSLEDFIFQGLFDDSFSHLCFFLLVTLVFLTAVSGNDLTILLICTDSFHTNVLLLSQLSFINLIHTSTTIPKMASNYLSGKTSISFMGCAIQHFLYLSPGGAESLLLAFVSYDRYVAISRPLCHTELMSRRVGVMMAVMSWLSASVNSLIHMAILMSFSFCGSRIIHHFYCEFLAVLKLVCGAITVYENTVYTSTIILLLLPIILVSISYGFILHSVIQMRSAGSKRNAFAMCSSHLVAVSLWYGACIFSYMRPRSQLTPLQDEVGSVFLXIIAPTLNPLIYTLRNKNVAKAPKKILRSDVGLL comes from the exons ATGTGGTGGTGGAACCATACCTCTCTGGAAGACTTCATCTTTCAAGGGCTCTTTGATGACTCCTTCAGCCacctttgttttttcctcttggtCACGTTGGTCTTTCTTACTGCAGTGAGTGGCAACGACCTCACCATCCTTCTCATCTGTACTGACTCTTTTCACACCAATGTTCTCCTGCTCAGCCAGCTCTCCTTCATCAATCTGATACACACCTCTACAACCATCCCCAAGATGGCTAGCAATTACCTGTCTGGCAAGACGTCTATCTCGTTTATGGGCTGTGCCATCCAGCACTTCCTGTATCTATCTCCGGGTGGTGCAGAGTCTCTCCTCCTGGCCTTCGtgtcctatgaccgctatgttgcCATCTCCCGCCCTTTATGCCACACTGAGCTCATGAGCAGAAGAGTGGGTGTGATGATGGCTGTCATGTCATGGCTGAGTGCATCTGTGAACTCCTTAATTCACATGGCCATCTTGATGAGCTTCTCTTTCTGTGGGTCAAGAATCATCCACCACTTCTACTGTGAATTTCTAGCTGTTTTGAAGCTGGTGTGTGGGGCCATCACTGTGTATGAGAACACAGTCTACACCAGCACTATTATACTTCTTCTTCTCCCCATAATCCTTGTCTCTATATCTTATGGATTCATTCTCCACAGTGTCATCCAGATGCGATCAGCTGGGAGTAAGAGGAATGCTTTTGCCATGTGCAGCTCTCATCTTGTTGCGGTTTCTCTCTGGTATGGTGCCTGTATATTCTCCTATATGAGGCCCAGGTCCCAGCTTACCCCATTGCAAGACGAAGTTGGTTCTGTGTTCC TCATTATTGCTCCCACACTGAATCCCTTGATTTATACTCTCCGGAATAAGAATGTTGCTAAGGctccaaagaaaatattgagGAGTGATGTCGGCTTGCTCTAA